A window of the Cygnus atratus isolate AKBS03 ecotype Queensland, Australia chromosome 4, CAtr_DNAZoo_HiC_assembly, whole genome shotgun sequence genome harbors these coding sequences:
- the SMAD1 gene encoding mothers against decapentaplegic homolog 1 translates to MNVTSLFSFTSPAVKRLLGWKQGDEEEKWAEKAVDALVKKLKKKKGAMEELEKALSCPGQPSNCVTIPRSLDGRLQVSHRKGLPHVIYCRVWRWPDLQSHHELKPLECCEFPFGSKQKEVCINPYHYKRVESPVLPPVLVPRHSEYNPQHSLLAQFRNLGQNEPHMPHNATFPDSFQQPNSHPFPHSPNSSYPNSPGSSSSTYPHSPASSDPGSPFQMPADTPPPAYLPPEDQMTHDTSQPMDTNMMAPAIHPDIHRGDVQAVAYEEPKHWCSIVYYELNNRVGEAFHASSTSILVDGFTDPSNNKNRFCLGLLSNVNRNSTIENTRRHIGKGVHLYYVGGEVYAECLSDSSIFVQSRNCNYHHGFHPTTVCKIPSGCSLKIFNNQEFAQLLAQSVNHGFETVYELTKMCTLRMSFVKGWGAEYHRQDVTSTPCWIEIHLHGPLQWLDKVLTQMGSPHNPISSVS, encoded by the exons ATGAACGTGACAAGTTTATTCTCCTTCACCAGCCCAGCGGTGAAGAGGCTGTTGGGATGGAAGCAGggggatgaagaagaaaaatgggcaGAGAAAGCTGTTGATGCATTAGTGaaaaaactgaagaagaaaaaaggtgctatggaagagctggagaaagCGTTAAGCTGTCCTGGTCAGCCCAGCAACTGTGTCACAATTCCTCGTTCCTTGGACGGCAGGCTTCAGGTTTCACACCGGAAAGGGCTGCCACATGTAATTTACTGCAGAGTGTGGCGCTGGCCAGACCTGCAGAGCCATCACGAACTGAAACCACTGGAATGCTGCGAGTTTCCTTTTGGTTCAAAGCAGAAGGAGGTTTGCATCAATCCCTACCACTACAAGCGGGTAGAGAGTCCTG TTCTTCCTCCAGTGCTGGTCCCAAGGCACAGCGAGTACAACCCTCAGCACAGCCTCTTGGCTCAGTTCCGCAACTTAGGACAAAATGAGCCCCACATGCCGCACAACGCTACTTTCCCGGACTCATTTCAGCAACCCAACAGTCACCCGTTCCCCCACTCGCCAAACAGCAGCTATCCAAACTCgcctggaagcagcagcagcacctacCCCCATTCTCCAGCCAGCTCAGACCCAGGAAGCCCTTTCCAGATGCCAG CTGATACTCCCCCTCCTGCTTACCTGCCTCCGGAAGATCAGATGACACACGATACCTCCCAGCCAATGGATACCAACATGATGGCACCTGCAATCCATCCTGACATACACAGAGGAG ATGTTCAGGCAGTCGCTTACGAAGAGCCAAAGCACTGGTGCTCCATTGTCTATTACGAGCTGAATAATCGCGTTGGGGAGGCATTCCATGCTTCTTCCACCAGCATCCTGGTGGATGGCTTCACTGATccttcaaacaacaaaaacaggttttgcctggggctgctctccaaTGTTAACCGCAATTCCACCATTGAGAACACGAGGCGACACATTGGCAAAG GTGTTCATCTCTACTATGTTGGTGGAGAAGTGTATGCCGAATGCCTCAGTGACAGCAGTATTTTTGTGCAAAGTCGGAACTGCAACTACCATCATGGTTTCCATCCGACCACAGTGTGCAAAATACCTAGTGGCTGCAGTTTGAAGATTTTCAATAATCAAGAGTTTGCTCAACTTTTGGCACAGTCAGTGAACCATGGCTTTGAGACAGTGTATGAGCTTACTAAGATGTGCACTCTCCGTATGAGTTTTGTAAAG ggctggggagctgaaTATCATCGTCAAGATGTAACGAGCACTCCATGCTGGATAGAGATACACCTTCATGGTCCCCTTCAGTGGCTGGATAAAGTACTTACTCAGATGGGCTCTCCTCATAATCCTATTTCTTCGGTGTCTTAA